The Pyrus communis chromosome 2, drPyrComm1.1, whole genome shotgun sequence genome includes a window with the following:
- the LOC137727157 gene encoding protein DETOXIFICATION 40-like translates to MEYSSDNDLSEPMLVPKTSSLQQIVSSELEDTLNNTDFSYFQRLQTATWLETKTLCRLAAPAVVVYLLNNVITLSTQIFCGHLGNLELAASSLGNIGIQVFAFGLMLGMGSAVETLCGQAYGAHKYEMLGIYMQRSTILLVATGIPLMIIYIFSKPLLLALGESASISAAAAVFVYGLIPQIFAYACNFPIQKFLQAQSIVFPSAYISAGALAVHIVLSWVVVYKLDWGLLGAALMLSFSWWIIVVAQFVYIVWTPRCKSTWRGFSIRAFSGLWRFLKLSAASAVMLCLETWYYQIIVLIAGLLQDAEIALDALSICMAITGWVLMVSVGFNAAASVRVGNELGAGHPKAAAFAVVMATSSSFLISVVCAIIVLALRDVISYIFTEGETVSNAVSELSPYLATSIILNGIQPVLSGK, encoded by the exons ATGGAGTACTCAAGTGATAATGATCTCTCTGAGCCCATGTTAGTTCCCAAAACATCTTCATTACAGCAGATAGTAAGCTCGGAACTGGAAGACACACTAAACAACACTGACTTCTCATACTTCCAGCGTCTCCAAACGGCCACGTGGCTCGAGACGAAGACCCTATGTCGCCTGGCAGCTCCGGCGGTGGTGGTTTACTTGCTCAACAATGTTATAACCTTGTCCACCCAAATCTTCTGTGGTCATCTTGGCAATCTTGAACTTGCTGCCTCATCTCTTGGCAACATTGGGATTCAAGTTTTCGCCTTTGGCCTCATG CTTGGTATGGGTAGTGCGGTGGAAACTCTATGTGGTCAAGCCTATGGAGCACATAAATATGAAATGCTGGGCATATACATGCAGAGATCAACAATCCTCCTCGTGGCAACTGGGATCCCACTTATGATAATTTACATCTTCTCCAAGCCCCTCTTGCTAGCCCTAGGTGAATCAGCCTCCATCTCAGCTGCGGCCGCGGTTTTCGTATACGGTCTGATCCCTCAAATATTTGCCTACGCTTGCAATTTCCCCATACAAAAATTCCTCCAAGCCCAGAGCATAGTGTTCCCTAGTGCCTACATCTCAGCAGGTGCACTTGCGGTGCACATAGTGTTAAGCTGGGTGGTGGTGTACAAACTGGATTGGGGTTTGCTGGGTGCGGCGTTGATGCTGAGTTTTTCATGGTGGATTATAGTGGTGGCACAGTTTGTATACATTGTTTGGACTCCAAGGTGCAAGAGTACATGGAGAGGTTTTAGCATTAGGGCATTTTCCGGTCTTTGGAGATTTTTGAAGTTGTCTGCAGCATCGGCCGTAATGTTATGCCTTGAGACTTGGTATTATCAAATTATAGTTTTGATTGCTGGGTTGCTTCAAGATGCTGAAATTGCCTTGGACGCCCTCTCTATCTG CATGGCCATAACTGGATGGGTGCTCATGGTTTCTGTGGGGTTCAATGCTGCTGCAAG TGTGAGGGTCGGGAATGAGCTTGGGGCTGGGCATCCAAAAGCGGCTGCATTTGCAGTTGTGATGGCAACTTCAAGCTCCTTCCTCATCTCAGTGGTCTGTGCCATAATTGTACTTGCATTGCGAGATGTCATAAGTTACATTTTCACTGAGGGGGAAACAGTCTCTAATGCAGTCTCAGAACTTTCTCCTTATCTTGCAACATCTATCATTCTCAACGGTATTCAACCTGTTTTGTCAGGTAAGTGA
- the LOC137726397 gene encoding protein DETOXIFICATION 40-like isoform X1: MEYSSDSDLSEPMLVPKTSSLQQIVSSELEDTLNNTDLSNFQRLRTATWLETKTLYRLAAPAVVVYLLNNVISMSTQILCGHLGNLELAASSLGNTGIQVFAYGLMLGMGSAVETLCGQAYGAHKYEMLGIYMQRSTILLVATGIPLMIIYIFSKPLLLALGESASISAAAAIFVYGLIPQIFAYACNFPIQKFLQAQTIVFPSAYISAGALVVHIVLSWVVVYKLDWGLLGAALMLSFSWWIIVVAQFVYIVWTPRCKRTWRGFSIRAFSGLWRFLKLSAASAVMLCLETWYYQIIVLIAGLLQDAEIALDALSICITISGWVYMVSVGFNAAASVRVGNELGAGHPKAAAFAVVMVTSSSFLISVVCAIIVLALRDVISYIFTEGETVSNAVSELSPYLAISIILNGIQPVLSGVAVGCGWQAFVAYVNVGCYYIVGIPLGCLLGFKFDFGAQGIWGGMIGGTFMQTVILMWVTFRTDWNKEVEKVRNRLDNWEDKKESSHEDLLIN, from the exons ATGGAGTACTCAAGTGATAGTGATCTCTCTGAGCCCATGTTAGTTCCCAAAACATCTTCATTACAGCAGATAGTAAGCTCGGAACTGGAAGACACACTAAACAACACTGACCTCTCAAACTTCCAGCGTCTCCGAACGGCCACGTGGCTCGAGACAAAGACCCTGTATCGCCTGGCAGCTCCGGCGGTGGTGGTGTACTTGCTCAACAATGTTATATCCATGTCCACCCAAATCTTATGTGGTCATCTTGGCAATCTTGAACTTGCTGCCTCATCTCTTGGCAACACTGGGATTCAAGTTTTCGCCTATGGCCTCATG CTTGGTATGGGTAGTGCAGTGGAAACTCTATGTGGTCAAGCCTATGGAGCACATAAATATGAAATGCTGGGCATATACATGCAGAGATCAACAATCCTCCTCGTGGCAACTGGGATCCCACTTATGATAATTTACATCTTCTCCAAGCCCCTCTTGCTAGCCCTAGGTGAATCAGCCTCCATCTCAGCCGCAGCCGCGATTTTCGTATACGGTCTGATCCCTCAAATATTTGCCTACGCTTGCAATTTCCCCATACAAAAATTCCTCCAAGCCCAGACCATAGTGTTCCCTAGTGCCTACATCTCAGCAGGGGCACTTGTGGTGCACATAGTGTTAAGCTGGGTGGTGGTGTACAAACTGGATTGGGGTTTGCTGGGTGCGGCGTTGATGCTGAGCTTTTCATGGTGGATTATAGTGGTGGCACAGTTTGTGTACATTGTTTGGACTCCAAGGTGCAAGCGTACATGGAGAGGCTTTAGCATTAGGGCATTTTCCGGTCTTTGGAGATTTTTGAAGTTGTCTGCAGCATCGGCCGTAATGTTATGCCTTGAGACTTGGTATTATCAAATTATAGTTTTGATTGCTGGGTTGCTTCAAGATGCTGAAATTGCCTTGGACGCCCTCTCTATCTG CATTACCATTAGTGGATGGGTGTACATGGTTTCTGTGGGGTTCAATGCTGCTGCAAG TGTGAGGGTCGGGAATGAGCTTGGGGCTGGGCATCCAAAAGCGGCTGCATTTGCAGTTGTGATGGTAACTTCAAGCTCCTTCCTCATCTCGGTGGTCTGTGCCATAATTGTACTTGCATTGCGAGATGTCATAAGTTACATTTTCACTGAGGGGGAAACAGTCTCTAATGCAGTCTCAGAACTTTCTCCTTATCTTGCAATATCTATCATTCTCAACGGTATTCAACCTGTTTTGTCAG GGGTGGCTGTTGGGTGTGGATGGCAAGCATTTGTAGCATACGTTAACGTGGGATGCTACTACATCGTTGGCATTCCATTGGGTTGCCTTCTTGGCTTCAAGTTCGACTTTGGAGCTCAG GGAATATGGGGTGGGATGATAGGAGGTACTTTTATGCAGACTGTTATCTTAATGTGGGTCACATTTCGAACTGACTGGAACAAAGAG GTTGAAAAGGTAAGGAATCGTTTGGACAATTGGGAAGACAAAAAGGAGAGTTCTCATGAGGATCTGCTGATTAATTAG
- the LOC137726397 gene encoding protein DETOXIFICATION 40-like isoform X2 gives MGSAVETLCGQAYGAHKYEMLGIYMQRSTILLVATGIPLMIIYIFSKPLLLALGESASISAAAAIFVYGLIPQIFAYACNFPIQKFLQAQTIVFPSAYISAGALVVHIVLSWVVVYKLDWGLLGAALMLSFSWWIIVVAQFVYIVWTPRCKRTWRGFSIRAFSGLWRFLKLSAASAVMLCLETWYYQIIVLIAGLLQDAEIALDALSICITISGWVYMVSVGFNAAASVRVGNELGAGHPKAAAFAVVMVTSSSFLISVVCAIIVLALRDVISYIFTEGETVSNAVSELSPYLAISIILNGIQPVLSGVAVGCGWQAFVAYVNVGCYYIVGIPLGCLLGFKFDFGAQGIWGGMIGGTFMQTVILMWVTFRTDWNKEVEKVRNRLDNWEDKKESSHEDLLIN, from the exons ATGGGTAGTGCAGTGGAAACTCTATGTGGTCAAGCCTATGGAGCACATAAATATGAAATGCTGGGCATATACATGCAGAGATCAACAATCCTCCTCGTGGCAACTGGGATCCCACTTATGATAATTTACATCTTCTCCAAGCCCCTCTTGCTAGCCCTAGGTGAATCAGCCTCCATCTCAGCCGCAGCCGCGATTTTCGTATACGGTCTGATCCCTCAAATATTTGCCTACGCTTGCAATTTCCCCATACAAAAATTCCTCCAAGCCCAGACCATAGTGTTCCCTAGTGCCTACATCTCAGCAGGGGCACTTGTGGTGCACATAGTGTTAAGCTGGGTGGTGGTGTACAAACTGGATTGGGGTTTGCTGGGTGCGGCGTTGATGCTGAGCTTTTCATGGTGGATTATAGTGGTGGCACAGTTTGTGTACATTGTTTGGACTCCAAGGTGCAAGCGTACATGGAGAGGCTTTAGCATTAGGGCATTTTCCGGTCTTTGGAGATTTTTGAAGTTGTCTGCAGCATCGGCCGTAATGTTATGCCTTGAGACTTGGTATTATCAAATTATAGTTTTGATTGCTGGGTTGCTTCAAGATGCTGAAATTGCCTTGGACGCCCTCTCTATCTG CATTACCATTAGTGGATGGGTGTACATGGTTTCTGTGGGGTTCAATGCTGCTGCAAG TGTGAGGGTCGGGAATGAGCTTGGGGCTGGGCATCCAAAAGCGGCTGCATTTGCAGTTGTGATGGTAACTTCAAGCTCCTTCCTCATCTCGGTGGTCTGTGCCATAATTGTACTTGCATTGCGAGATGTCATAAGTTACATTTTCACTGAGGGGGAAACAGTCTCTAATGCAGTCTCAGAACTTTCTCCTTATCTTGCAATATCTATCATTCTCAACGGTATTCAACCTGTTTTGTCAG GGGTGGCTGTTGGGTGTGGATGGCAAGCATTTGTAGCATACGTTAACGTGGGATGCTACTACATCGTTGGCATTCCATTGGGTTGCCTTCTTGGCTTCAAGTTCGACTTTGGAGCTCAG GGAATATGGGGTGGGATGATAGGAGGTACTTTTATGCAGACTGTTATCTTAATGTGGGTCACATTTCGAACTGACTGGAACAAAGAG GTTGAAAAGGTAAGGAATCGTTTGGACAATTGGGAAGACAAAAAGGAGAGTTCTCATGAGGATCTGCTGATTAATTAG
- the LOC137726497 gene encoding protein DETOXIFICATION 40-like yields the protein MHRTVAHFCHTPHHLFGPKMSSQHPLHQPILHSEPEPAAQASRDGEGVDFLLEKVLSDTQLPSFKRFRLATWIELKLLFRLAAPAVLVYVINNSMSLSARVFAGHLGNLELAAASLGNNGIQLLAYGLMLGMGSAVETLCGQAYGAQKYDMLSIYLQRATIVLSLTGLPLLAIFLLSKPMLLLLGEPPAVASAAAVFVYGLIPQIFAYAVNFPIQKFLQAQRIVAPSAYISAATLGVHLLLSWVAVYKLGLGLIGASLVLSLSWWIIVGAQIVYILVSSQCKLTWNGFSFQAFSGLWDFFKLSAASAVMLCLECWYFQVLVLIAGLLKNPELALNSLAVCMSISGVLFMVSAGFNAAASVRVSNELGAGNPKSAAFSVLVVTLVSLTFSVVEAVIVLSLRDVISYAFTSGETVAKAVSHLTPYLAVTLILNGIQPVLSGVAVGCGWQAFVAYVNVVCYYVVGIPFGCILGFRFDLGAEGIWVGMIGGTLIQTLILLWVTFRTDWNKEVDKAKNRVEKWDDKKQPLLKG from the exons ATGCATCGAACTGTGGCACACTTCTGCCACACACCCCACCACCTTTTTGGTCCAAAAATGAGCTCTCAACACCCACTGCACCAACCCATCTTACACTCCGAACCTGAACCGGCAGCACAAGCCTCCAGAGATGGAGAAGGTGTGGACTTTCTACTCGAGAAGGTGCTATCCGACACCCAATTGCCCTCGTTCAAGCGATTCCGCTTGGCCACATGGATTGAACTCAAGCTCCTCTTTCGTCTTGCTGCTCCCGCAGTCTTGGTTTATGTCATTAACAACTCCATGTCACTTTCCGCTCGTGTCTTTGCCGGCCACCTCGGCAATCTTGAGCTCGCCGCCGCCTCTCTTGGCAACAACGGCATCCAACTCTTGGCTTATGGCCTCATG CTAGGCATGGGAAGTGCAGTGGAGACTCTATGCGGGCAAGCCTACGGTGCCCAGAAATATGACATGTTAAGCATATACCTTCAAAGAGCAACCATAGTCCTATCTCTCACTGGCCTCCCACTTCTGGCAATCTTTCTTCTCTCAAAACCCATGTTGCTTTTACTCGGCGAACCGCCCGCCGTGGCCTCAGCCGCCGCCGTATTTGTCTACGGTCTAATCCCTCAAATATTTGCCTACGCCGTCAACTTCCCCATTCAAAAGTTTCTCCAAGCACAACGAATTGTGGCCCCGAGTGCTTACATATCAGCAGCTACTTTAGGAGTGCATTTGTTGCTGAGCTGGGTTGCTGTGTACAAGCTGGGTTTAGGGTTGATAGGTGCGTCTCTTGTTTTGAGCTTGTCGTGGTGGATCATAGTTGGGGCCCAGATTGTTTACATCTTGGTGAGTAGTCAGTGTAAGCTGACTTGGAATGGTTTTAGTTTCCAAGCCTTTTCTGGGTTGTGGGATTTTTTCAAGCTGTCGGCTGCATCGGCGGTGATGTTGTGCTTGGAGTGTTGGTATTTTCAGGTGCTAGTTTTGATTGCTGGGTTGCTCAAGAACCCCGAGCTTGCCCTAAATTCTTTGGCTGTCTG CATGTCGATAAGTGGAGTGTTGTTCATGGTTTCAGCCGGGTTCAATGCAGCTGCAAG TGTGAGGGTGAGCAATGAGCTAGGTGCTGGGAATCCAAAGTCAGCAGCATTCTCGGTTCTAGTAGTAACTTTGGTATCCTTAACTTTTTCTGTTGTGGAAGCTGTGATTGTGCTCTCCCTCCGTGACGTAATCAGTTATGCCTTCACTAGCGGTGAAACTGTGGCAAAGGCAGTCTCGCACCTAACTCCATATTTGGCCGTCACTCTCATCCTCAATGGGATTCAACCAGTCCTATCCG GGGTGGCTGTTGGATGTGGGTGGCAAGCATTTGTGGCATATGTGAATGTGGTATGCTATTACGTGGTTGGAATTCCATTCGGCTGCATTCTTGGGTTTAGATTCGACCTTGGCGCTGAG GGAATATGGGTGGGGATGATTGGAGGAACACTGATCCAGACCTTAATTTTACTGTGGGTAACATTTCGTACGGACTGGAATAAAGAG